One Ardenticatenales bacterium genomic region harbors:
- a CDS encoding serine/threonine protein kinase, with the protein MFPPLKDNTILRNRYKLTNVVGQGGMGSIYRAEDLRLPGRLCAIKEVQPDTNADPTITAQMQNQFLQEASILAQLDHPNLPKVSDFFRDNGRDYLVMDFVAGRDLKQILEQSQQENRRLDGNVVLEWALQIIDALAYLHRQMPPVLHRDIKPANIKLTPDNRIKLVDFGLVKLMAGDDARTITVIQGRGTALYTPLEQYGGDNDHTDVRSDIYALGATLYHLLTGVPPPSAKERFLRAAALRSPRELDVRIPLHVSEAVLWAMSMHPDDRPKSVMQFRQVLLGQSRRPRDERSQPARPPFLLALQENRNGLLLAAGLLLLAILLTLLQ; encoded by the coding sequence ATGTTTCCCCCCCTGAAAGATAACACTATTCTACGCAATCGTTATAAGCTGACCAACGTTGTTGGACAAGGCGGCATGGGCAGCATCTATCGCGCCGAGGACCTGCGTCTTCCCGGTCGGCTTTGCGCCATCAAAGAAGTCCAACCCGATACGAATGCTGACCCCACCATCACCGCGCAGATGCAGAACCAGTTTCTGCAAGAAGCCAGCATCCTGGCGCAACTAGACCACCCTAATCTGCCCAAAGTATCCGACTTTTTTCGTGACAATGGCCGCGACTACCTGGTGATGGATTTTGTTGCTGGCCGCGACCTGAAGCAGATACTGGAACAGAGCCAGCAGGAAAACAGGCGACTGGACGGGAACGTGGTGTTGGAATGGGCGCTACAAATCATCGACGCGCTTGCCTATTTACACAGGCAAATGCCACCCGTGCTGCACCGTGACATCAAGCCGGCGAACATCAAGCTCACCCCCGACAATCGCATTAAGTTGGTAGATTTTGGTCTGGTGAAATTGATGGCCGGTGACGACGCACGCACCATTACCGTCATCCAGGGACGCGGCACGGCCTTGTATACGCCTCTGGAGCAGTACGGCGGCGACAATGACCATACGGACGTACGGTCTGACATTTATGCTCTGGGGGCGACGCTCTATCATTTGCTTACCGGAGTGCCGCCGCCTTCCGCCAAAGAGCGATTTCTGCGGGCGGCGGCGCTGCGCTCTCCGCGTGAGCTTGATGTACGCATTCCCCTGCATGTGTCGGAGGCCGTTTTGTGGGCGATGTCCATGCACCCGGATGACCGCCCCAAAAGCGTGATGCAGTTTCGCCAGGTGCTGCTTGGGCAGAGCCGCCGTCCTCGCGATGAGCGCAGCCAGCCGGCGCGTCCGCCTTTCTTGTTGGCGTTGCAGGAAAATCGCAATGGTTTGCTCCTTGCCGCCGGTTTGCTCTTGCTGGCGATTTTGCTGACGCTGTTGCAATGA
- the ugpC gene encoding sn-glycerol-3-phosphate ABC transporter ATP-binding protein UgpC has protein sequence MASVSYRNVVKSFGDVNVIKNMNIEIADKEFVVFVGPSGCGKSTNLRMLAGLEEITAGEILIGDRVVNDVPPKDRDIAMVFQSYALYPHMSVYDNMAFGLKLRKVDKAEIDRRVKEAADILGLGALLDRKPKALSGGQRQRVAVGRAIVREPAVFLMDEPLSNLDAKLRVTARAEISKLHKRLGTTFIYVTHDQVEAMTMGDRIAVLHAGELQQIDPPRVLYEEPHNVFVAGFIGSPSMNFFDATLVAEEGNLFMDAGDFRAMVPPERKSMYGNYIGRQVVFGMRPEHIHAVNYAPPSITPSPLEGVVEVVELLGHELHLYVNTGSRSLVAIVDTRSAPTIGGRVSMVMDMGNMHLFDKDTEIAIR, from the coding sequence ATGGCTAGTGTATCCTATCGCAACGTGGTAAAGAGCTTCGGCGACGTCAATGTTATCAAGAATATGAACATTGAAATCGCCGACAAAGAATTCGTCGTATTTGTCGGTCCGTCCGGATGTGGCAAATCCACCAATCTGCGTATGTTGGCTGGTTTGGAAGAGATTACGGCGGGCGAGATTTTGATTGGCGACCGAGTAGTCAACGACGTACCGCCGAAAGATCGAGACATTGCCATGGTGTTCCAGTCTTATGCACTTTATCCGCACATGTCCGTGTATGACAACATGGCCTTTGGTCTGAAACTACGGAAAGTAGATAAGGCGGAAATTGACCGTCGCGTGAAGGAAGCCGCGGATATTTTGGGGTTGGGGGCACTGCTTGATCGGAAGCCGAAGGCGCTTTCTGGTGGTCAACGCCAGCGCGTGGCGGTGGGTCGGGCGATTGTACGTGAGCCAGCCGTGTTTTTGATGGACGAGCCACTTTCGAACCTGGACGCGAAACTGCGCGTGACGGCGCGGGCGGAAATCTCCAAGCTGCACAAGCGTCTGGGCACGACCTTTATCTACGTGACCCACGACCAGGTGGAAGCGATGACGATGGGCGACCGTATTGCCGTGTTGCACGCGGGCGAATTACAGCAGATTGACCCGCCGCGTGTGTTGTACGAAGAGCCGCACAACGTGTTTGTGGCCGGTTTCATTGGCAGCCCGAGCATGAATTTCTTTGATGCTACGTTGGTGGCGGAAGAAGGGAATTTGTTTATGGATGCGGGCGATTTCCGGGCGATGGTGCCGCCGGAACGCAAATCAATGTACGGCAATTATATCGGGCGGCAGGTCGTTTTTGGGATGCGTCCTGAGCATATCCACGCCGTCAACTACGCGCCGCCCAGTATTACCCCTTCACCGCTGGAAGGCGTCGTGGAAGTGGTCGAACTCCTGGGGCACGAACTGCACCTGTACGTGAACACGGGCAGCCGCAGCCTGGTAGCGATTGTAGACACCCGTTCCGCGCCGACCATTGGCGGGCGCGTGTCCATGGTGATGGACATGGGCAATATGCACCTGTTTGACAAGGATACGGAAATAGCCATTCGTTAG
- a CDS encoding EamA family transporter: MEAAVRQGSGLFCSVAGTGKLESEVDVQLKYPFSGKGFFDDTWLAFLGLALMWGTSFLFIKVALETLHPLTLVGFRLLIGWLALGVIIKWRGLVMPASWTIWRPLLILGLVNTALPFVLITWGESGDNGVSSGVASVLNSTVPLFSIFLSGLILRREEVTTGTMFGLFVGFGGVVLLLSRRLGWTWDGLLPPAAIILAAFCYASGSAYARARLRQVGPVVSAFGQLFVADLFVWAAAFLFDDFHGQRLTWSTVGALLWLGVLGSCLAYICYFFILQRWGATRTTLVTYLLPVVGVSAGVMFLGEQADWRLLVGGLLILSGVGAVNWRPRPKISANSD, encoded by the coding sequence GTGGAGGCCGCTGTCCGTCAGGGCAGCGGCCTTTTTTGTAGTGTTGCCGGCACAGGCAAATTGGAAAGCGAAGTTGACGTGCAACTGAAATATCCGTTTTCGGGAAAAGGCTTTTTTGACGACACCTGGCTGGCATTTCTCGGTCTGGCGTTGATGTGGGGGACGTCTTTCCTGTTCATCAAAGTGGCGTTGGAAACGCTGCACCCGTTGACGCTGGTGGGGTTCCGGCTGTTGATCGGTTGGCTGGCATTGGGCGTGATCATCAAGTGGCGGGGATTGGTTATGCCGGCATCCTGGACAATCTGGCGTCCTCTCCTCATTTTGGGCCTGGTGAACACAGCACTCCCCTTTGTCCTCATCACCTGGGGAGAATCGGGCGACAACGGCGTTTCCAGTGGCGTGGCTTCCGTGCTAAACAGCACAGTGCCCTTGTTCAGCATCTTCCTCTCGGGATTGATCCTGCGGCGGGAAGAGGTCACGACGGGCACGATGTTCGGCCTGTTTGTCGGCTTTGGTGGCGTGGTTTTGCTCTTGAGCCGGCGGCTGGGTTGGACCTGGGATGGCCTTTTGCCGCCGGCTGCCATCATTCTGGCGGCCTTCTGCTACGCCAGCGGCTCCGCCTACGCCCGCGCCCGGTTGCGTCAGGTAGGGCCGGTCGTCTCCGCTTTTGGGCAACTCTTTGTAGCCGACCTCTTTGTCTGGGCGGCCGCCTTTCTGTTTGACGACTTCCACGGGCAGCGGCTCACCTGGTCCACCGTGGGCGCGCTGCTTTGGCTGGGCGTGTTGGGTTCTTGCCTGGCCTACATCTGCTACTTCTTCATTTTGCAGCGGTGGGGCGCGACGCGCACAACGCTTGTAACCTATCTGCTGCCGGTGGTGGGGGTCAGCGCCGGCGTGATGTTTCTGGGGGAACAGGCTGATTGGCGTTTGTTAGTCGGTGGGTTGTTAATCTTGAGCGGCGTCGGCGCGGTGAACTGGCGTCCGCGCCCCAAAATCAGCGCCAACAGCGATTGA